Proteins co-encoded in one Arthrobacter globiformis genomic window:
- a CDS encoding ANTAR domain-containing response regulator, giving the protein MSEPTESNKTSQPARRVVVAEDETLIRLDIIEILRGEGYDVIGEADNGEKAVQLAEELKPDLVLMDVKMPVMDGISAAEKIVKARIAPVVLLTAFSQKELVERARDAGAMAYVVKPFTPADLIPALEIALSRHEEIKALEAEVTDLQEQFATRKLVERAKSLLTTKMGLTEPEAFRWIQKTSMDRRLSMREVAETIINQVN; this is encoded by the coding sequence GTGTCAGAACCGACGGAGTCAAACAAAACGTCCCAGCCGGCGCGCCGCGTAGTTGTGGCCGAAGACGAAACCCTCATCCGCCTGGACATCATCGAAATCCTGCGCGGCGAAGGCTACGACGTCATCGGCGAGGCCGACAACGGTGAGAAGGCCGTGCAGCTGGCCGAGGAGCTCAAGCCGGACCTTGTCCTCATGGACGTCAAGATGCCCGTCATGGACGGCATCTCCGCGGCCGAGAAGATCGTCAAGGCACGCATCGCCCCCGTGGTGCTGCTGACCGCCTTCAGCCAGAAGGAACTCGTGGAGCGCGCCCGCGACGCCGGCGCCATGGCCTACGTGGTGAAGCCGTTCACGCCCGCCGACCTGATCCCCGCCCTGGAGATCGCCCTGTCCCGCCACGAGGAGATCAAGGCCCTCGAAGCCGAGGTCACCGACCTGCAGGAGCAGTTCGCCACCCGCAAGCTCGTGGAACGCGCGAAGAGCCTGCTGACCACCAAGATGGGCCTGACGGAGCCGGAAGCTTTCCGCTGGATCCAGAAGACCTCGATGGACCGCCGCCTCAGCATGCGCGAAGTGGCCGAGACCATCATCAACCAGGTCAACTAG